The Algoriphagus sanaruensis genome window below encodes:
- the glpK gene encoding glycerol kinase GlpK, with amino-acid sequence MSQNKPYILALDQGTTSSRAIIFDQKGQIISVAQKEFKQYFPNQGWVEHDPEEIWSSQSSVMIEALVNKGIRADQIAAIGITNQRETTIVWDRKTGKALYNAIVWQDRRTASYCNGLKEKGFADQIAEKTGLIIDAYFSATKIRWILENVEGARQKAEAGELAFGTVDSWLIWKLTAGQSHQTDITNASRTMIFNIHTQAWDKELLSLFEIPESMLPEVKSCSEIFTETAGDVLNTKIPIAGVAGDQQAALFGQLCTQPGMAKTTYGTGCFLVMNTGKEAVKSQNQLLTTVAWKIGDEINYALEGSVFIGGAAIQWLRDGIELFSHAKETEKLATSLDDNEGVYFVPALAGLGAPHWDQNARGAFFGITRGTTIAHMTRAALEAIAYQVYDVLKAMEKDSGKATQELRVDGGATANNFLMQFQADLLDCEIKRPKIIETTAIGAAFLAGLAVGFWKNQEELQKLWEADQDFEPKMEPSKREQLVKFWHKAVERSKNWVE; translated from the coding sequence ATGTCCCAAAACAAACCTTACATTTTGGCCTTGGATCAAGGTACTACGAGTTCCAGAGCCATAATTTTTGATCAAAAAGGGCAAATCATCTCCGTTGCCCAGAAAGAATTTAAACAATACTTCCCTAACCAAGGATGGGTTGAACATGATCCAGAAGAAATCTGGTCGAGTCAATCTTCCGTCATGATTGAGGCCTTGGTGAACAAAGGAATTCGAGCCGATCAAATCGCAGCCATAGGAATCACCAATCAACGCGAAACAACTATAGTCTGGGATCGAAAAACAGGGAAAGCGCTTTACAATGCGATCGTATGGCAAGATCGAAGAACCGCCTCCTATTGCAATGGACTCAAGGAAAAAGGATTTGCTGATCAAATCGCAGAGAAAACAGGCTTAATAATCGACGCCTACTTTTCAGCGACTAAAATTCGCTGGATTTTAGAAAATGTGGAAGGGGCAAGACAAAAAGCCGAGGCGGGAGAATTGGCGTTTGGCACGGTAGATTCCTGGCTGATTTGGAAATTAACCGCCGGACAAAGTCATCAAACGGATATCACAAACGCCAGCCGGACGATGATTTTCAACATTCACACCCAAGCATGGGACAAGGAATTACTTTCCCTTTTTGAAATTCCTGAATCCATGCTTCCAGAGGTAAAAAGCTGCAGTGAGATCTTTACCGAAACTGCAGGCGATGTACTGAATACCAAAATACCAATCGCAGGAGTAGCCGGGGATCAGCAGGCAGCTCTTTTTGGACAGCTTTGCACCCAACCCGGAATGGCTAAAACCACCTACGGAACGGGTTGCTTCTTGGTGATGAATACGGGTAAAGAAGCAGTAAAGTCCCAAAACCAATTGCTCACAACTGTCGCTTGGAAAATCGGGGATGAGATCAATTATGCCCTCGAGGGCTCCGTATTTATCGGCGGAGCGGCAATTCAATGGCTTCGTGATGGGATTGAACTTTTCAGTCATGCCAAAGAAACTGAAAAATTGGCCACCAGCCTGGATGATAATGAAGGCGTATATTTTGTGCCTGCTCTTGCTGGACTCGGAGCGCCCCATTGGGACCAAAATGCAAGGGGAGCTTTCTTTGGAATCACCCGAGGTACAACCATTGCGCACATGACCCGAGCAGCCTTAGAAGCAATTGCTTACCAAGTGTATGATGTACTCAAGGCTATGGAAAAAGATTCGGGAAAAGCCACTCAAGAACTCCGGGTCGATGGAGGGGCTACTGCCAACAATTTCTTAATGCAATTCCAAGCTGATCTATTGGACTGCGAAATCAAACGTCCAAAAATCATCGAAACCACCGCCATCGGAGCAGCATTTTTAGCAGGCTTGGCCGTCGGGTTTTGGAAAAATCAGGAAGAATTGCAAAAATTATGGGAAGCAGATCAAGATTTCGAACCGAAAATGGAACCCTCAAAACGCGAACAGCTGGTTAAATTTTGGCATAAAGCTGTAGAACGATCTAAAAACTGGGTAGAATGA
- a CDS encoding glycerol-3-phosphate dehydrogenase/oxidase has product MNREENIRQLSETSKTWDIAIIGGGSSGLGVALDAISRGLSVVLLEKADFAKGTSSRSTKLVHGGVRYLAQGDISLVLEALKERGMLLKNAPHLTENQPFIIPIYSWWDRIQYSAGLKIYDWMAGRLRLGKSHFISKNETIRRLPAVNQSKLKGGVVYHDGQFDDARLALNIAQTADELGACVLNYMKVTSLIKDPSGKLTGLHAIDSVSKKRFEIKAKMIVNATGVFADKILQMDNPEAPKTIQPSQGIHLVMDLSFLGGKDALMIPKTRDGRVLFAVPWHGQLVVGTTDTLREKPKLEPEALQKEIDFVLETASGYLTKKPTRADVKAVFAGLRPLARPKEGSTKTKEISRSHKVIVSESGLVSLTGGKWTTFRKMGEDTVDYFTQITSKSIAPSKSLNQKIHGHTTDLPSGHWKIYGSDASKIQALAKTHAEWSELIHPNFPNILAEVAWSCQNEMAIKVEDVLSRRIRMLILDAQAALDSAKKVAQVMATVLNKDQSWIDTELEDFRKTATKYLINPSSKPLHT; this is encoded by the coding sequence ATGAACAGAGAAGAAAACATTAGGCAATTAAGCGAAACGTCTAAAACTTGGGATATTGCCATAATCGGCGGAGGATCTTCCGGATTGGGAGTGGCATTGGACGCCATAAGCCGGGGGCTTTCGGTTGTCTTATTAGAAAAGGCTGATTTTGCCAAGGGCACTTCCAGCCGAAGCACCAAGTTGGTTCATGGCGGAGTCCGATACCTTGCCCAAGGAGATATTTCGTTGGTTTTGGAAGCGCTAAAAGAGCGGGGAATGCTTTTGAAAAATGCTCCTCATCTAACCGAAAACCAACCCTTTATTATTCCTATCTATTCTTGGTGGGATCGAATTCAGTATAGTGCAGGGTTAAAGATTTACGATTGGATGGCAGGGAGATTACGCCTTGGGAAATCTCACTTTATTTCAAAAAATGAAACTATTCGCCGGCTTCCCGCTGTAAATCAATCGAAACTGAAAGGCGGAGTTGTCTATCACGATGGGCAATTTGACGATGCTCGATTGGCATTGAATATTGCACAAACTGCCGATGAGCTCGGAGCTTGTGTGCTGAACTATATGAAAGTAACCAGCCTCATCAAGGATCCTTCTGGCAAACTTACCGGGCTACATGCAATCGACAGTGTTTCCAAAAAACGGTTTGAGATCAAAGCCAAAATGATAGTCAATGCCACGGGTGTTTTTGCAGATAAAATCCTGCAAATGGATAATCCGGAGGCCCCAAAAACCATCCAACCCAGCCAAGGGATTCATTTGGTGATGGATCTAAGTTTTTTAGGCGGAAAAGATGCTTTGATGATTCCAAAAACCAGAGATGGGAGAGTGCTTTTCGCAGTACCTTGGCATGGTCAGTTGGTAGTAGGAACTACCGACACGCTTCGGGAAAAACCCAAATTGGAACCTGAAGCTTTGCAGAAGGAAATAGATTTTGTGCTCGAAACTGCAAGTGGCTACCTAACTAAAAAACCAACAAGAGCTGATGTAAAGGCAGTTTTTGCCGGACTTAGACCTCTCGCCCGACCGAAGGAAGGAAGCACCAAAACCAAGGAAATTTCAAGATCTCACAAGGTAATTGTCTCCGAAAGTGGACTCGTGAGTCTGACTGGAGGCAAATGGACCACCTTCCGAAAAATGGGCGAAGATACAGTGGACTATTTCACTCAAATTACCTCAAAAAGCATTGCTCCAAGTAAATCTCTGAACCAAAAAATCCATGGGCACACCACCGACTTACCTTCCGGCCATTGGAAAATCTACGGTTCAGATGCCTCAAAAATTCAAGCACTTGCTAAGACACATGCTGAATGGTCAGAATTAATACATCCCAACTTTCCAAATATCCTTGCTGAAGTCGCTTGGTCCTGTCAAAACGAGATGGCGATCAAAGTAGAAGATGTTCTTTCCAGAAGAATTCGTATGTTGATTCTCGATGCGCAGGCAGCGTTAGATTCAGCGAAAAAAGTAGCTCAAGTTATGGCGACAGTTTTAAATAAAGATCAATCTTGGATCGACACTGAACTTGAGGATTTCAGAAAAACTGCCACAAAATACTTGATAAACCCATCGTCTAAACCATTGCATACCTAA
- a CDS encoding DeoR/GlpR family DNA-binding transcription regulator, whose amino-acid sequence MTIAERHKHILDELGKSGFVSVSDLAKSLQVTVVTIRKDLKILEDKGLLFRSHGSATSVSPYVSDRSVQVKKLEQVEEKNRIAQRALEFLEPKDAIIIGSGTTVGTFAQAIPKNLPLTVLTSAMNVALALIDTSEVELVQLGGVVRKSSSSAVGHFAEEMLKSFACSKLFLSVDGISLDHGLTTSNMMEAHLNAQMIRSVQKTIVLADSRKFGRKGFGKIGELEDIDVIITDTGIPTIYKERLEEKGIEVVVV is encoded by the coding sequence ATGACCATCGCAGAGCGACATAAGCATATTTTGGATGAACTGGGAAAAAGTGGATTTGTCAGTGTTTCTGATCTGGCAAAGTCGCTTCAAGTGACTGTCGTGACTATCCGAAAAGACCTGAAAATTTTAGAGGATAAAGGGCTTCTTTTTCGTTCTCACGGAAGTGCTACTTCTGTTTCTCCCTATGTTTCTGATCGATCTGTTCAGGTTAAAAAACTGGAACAGGTGGAGGAAAAAAACCGAATTGCTCAACGTGCCTTGGAGTTTTTAGAGCCTAAAGATGCCATTATCATCGGCTCCGGAACAACGGTTGGAACCTTTGCTCAAGCGATTCCCAAAAATCTTCCCTTGACTGTTTTGACTTCTGCGATGAATGTGGCCTTAGCTTTAATCGATACTTCAGAAGTTGAATTGGTGCAGCTGGGGGGAGTAGTCAGGAAAAGTAGCAGTTCTGCAGTGGGGCATTTTGCAGAGGAAATGCTAAAAAGCTTTGCATGCAGCAAATTATTTCTGAGCGTGGATGGCATCAGTTTGGATCATGGTCTGACCACTTCCAACATGATGGAAGCTCATCTGAATGCCCAAATGATTCGATCTGTCCAAAAGACCATAGTATTGGCAGACAGCAGGAAGTTTGGAAGAAAAGGATTTGGGAAAATCGGTGAACTTGAGGATATCGATGTGATTATTACGGATACGGGTATTCCCACTATCTATAAAGAAAGACTCGAAGAAAAAGGAATAGAAGTTGTCGTGGTTTAG
- a CDS encoding SixA phosphatase family protein produces MKNLFLLFSLLLILGACTSQNTPKTIFIVRHAEKQLNGTDPQLAYAGEVRAKRLAQILQDQAIQHVFSTDYARTRNTGKPTADAAGLAIEIYDPKNQEAFAEQLRKMEGNSLVIGHSNTVSQLANFFVEEGEGFADLTDLEYDFIYVVTFEKNKTSVQRKVYQDF; encoded by the coding sequence ATGAAAAACCTCTTTCTCCTATTCAGCCTACTTCTAATTCTTGGAGCTTGTACTTCACAAAACACTCCCAAGACAATTTTTATTGTTCGCCATGCAGAAAAGCAACTGAATGGGACAGATCCACAACTCGCCTACGCTGGCGAGGTTCGTGCCAAAAGACTGGCTCAAATCCTTCAAGATCAAGCGATCCAACATGTGTTCTCCACAGATTATGCACGTACGAGAAATACCGGCAAGCCTACCGCTGATGCTGCTGGATTAGCCATTGAAATCTATGACCCAAAAAATCAAGAGGCATTTGCAGAACAACTTCGCAAAATGGAGGGAAATAGTCTCGTGATTGGCCACAGCAATACGGTGAGTCAGCTTGCCAACTTTTTTGTGGAAGAAGGAGAAGGATTTGCGGATCTAACTGATTTGGAATACGATTTTATCTATGTGGTGACTTTTGAAAAAAATAAGACCTCCGTACAGCGAAAGGTCTATCAAGACTTCTAA
- a CDS encoding RluA family pseudouridine synthase: MRKKPFTVVYEDNHLLVVNKAAGVLVQGDKTKDKTLTDYCKEYIAEKYEKPGAVFLHPIHRLDRPVSGLVAFARTSKGLERMMELFRKRDIHKVYWAVVKRRPKEEQGKLTHWLTKDEVKNFVTAHEQEVPGSQKAELNYKVLGKLNDHWLLEVRPISGRPHQIRVQLASMGCPIRGDVKYGFAKPNPDGSINLHAFHLVFVHPIKKEKIFLRAALPEVEFWEQFLELEEVKAKDQHLDNTFSG; encoded by the coding sequence ATGAGAAAGAAACCATTTACTGTTGTCTATGAAGACAACCACCTCTTAGTCGTCAACAAGGCGGCGGGTGTTTTGGTCCAAGGGGACAAAACCAAAGACAAGACACTGACGGACTACTGCAAAGAGTATATCGCTGAAAAATACGAGAAACCGGGAGCGGTTTTTCTTCATCCCATCCATCGACTAGATCGACCAGTGAGCGGTTTGGTTGCATTTGCTCGAACTTCCAAGGGACTGGAGCGAATGATGGAGCTTTTTCGCAAGCGAGACATCCATAAAGTATATTGGGCAGTTGTCAAAAGACGACCCAAAGAAGAGCAAGGCAAACTCACTCATTGGCTCACAAAAGACGAAGTCAAAAACTTCGTGACTGCCCATGAACAAGAAGTTCCTGGTTCCCAAAAAGCAGAGCTTAATTATAAAGTACTCGGCAAACTCAATGACCATTGGCTTTTAGAGGTTAGACCAATTTCCGGAAGACCTCATCAGATTCGAGTTCAATTGGCATCCATGGGATGCCCGATCCGAGGGGATGTGAAATATGGATTTGCTAAACCAAATCCTGATGGCAGCATCAATCTGCATGCTTTTCATTTAGTTTTCGTCCATCCAATCAAAAAAGAAAAGATCTTCCTACGAGCAGCTCTTCCTGAAGTAGAGTTTTGGGAGCAATTCCTGGAATTAGAGGAAGTCAAAGCTAAGGACCAGCATTTGGACAATACCTTTTCGGGTTAA
- a CDS encoding GNAT family N-acetyltransferase gives MYSLREGKIEDLPRVLELIKELALYEKAPEQVTNTLEMMEKDGFGPNPVYGLYVCEKNSTADIIGIAIYYYRYSTWKGKRLYLEDIVVTESERGNGAGKMLFDRVMSKCLEDGCTGMMWQVLDWNKPAINFYKKYGAYLEAGWLNAHLQDYEIKKLLDVG, from the coding sequence ATGTATTCCCTCCGCGAAGGTAAAATCGAAGATTTACCAAGAGTCCTCGAACTGATCAAAGAATTGGCGCTTTATGAAAAAGCTCCTGAACAAGTCACCAATACCTTGGAGATGATGGAAAAGGATGGCTTTGGACCCAATCCCGTGTATGGGCTCTATGTCTGTGAAAAAAATTCCACCGCAGATATCATCGGTATTGCGATATATTACTACCGCTATTCGACTTGGAAGGGTAAAAGATTATACCTCGAAGACATTGTGGTCACCGAGTCAGAGCGCGGAAATGGCGCAGGAAAAATGCTTTTTGACCGCGTAATGTCCAAGTGCCTAGAGGACGGATGTACAGGTATGATGTGGCAGGTGCTGGATTGGAATAAACCTGCTATCAACTTTTATAAAAAATACGGAGCCTACCTTGAAGCAGGCTGGCTGAATGCGCATTTGCAGGATTATGAAATTAAAAAACTGTTGGATGTTGGGTGA
- a CDS encoding type III pantothenate kinase, which produces MFLAIDAGNSNVVFALFDSKSGRWTNQFRLETKTPKLISQLSKKVPLYFLEHDIHLSQIEKIGFSSVVPEVNEIIEQFCERFFGRIPYQITPESYAVLPVRALRPNEIGSDLMCNVMAAYTKVQGPVIIVDFGTALTFTAVNSTGEILGVNIVPGLQTAIRALFTNTSKLPEVELKMPDSALGKNTIHAIQAGVLYGYTGLVKGMLQAIIEETQLNFTVVATGGLSSILTSLEGVFDEIDRNLTLEGLRLITEKNDAFN; this is translated from the coding sequence ATGTTTTTAGCCATCGATGCCGGCAACTCGAATGTAGTTTTTGCACTTTTTGACTCAAAGAGTGGCCGATGGACAAATCAATTTCGTCTCGAAACCAAAACTCCAAAGCTGATTTCTCAGCTCTCAAAGAAAGTCCCGCTTTATTTTTTGGAGCATGATATCCATCTTTCTCAAATTGAAAAAATAGGATTCAGTTCGGTAGTCCCAGAAGTCAATGAGATTATCGAGCAATTTTGCGAACGATTTTTTGGGAGAATTCCTTATCAAATTACCCCAGAAAGTTATGCAGTGCTACCAGTTAGAGCCCTTCGGCCCAATGAAATCGGAAGCGATTTGATGTGTAATGTCATGGCGGCCTATACCAAAGTCCAAGGTCCTGTGATAATCGTGGATTTTGGAACGGCTCTCACTTTTACAGCAGTAAATTCGACCGGGGAGATTTTAGGGGTAAATATTGTTCCAGGATTGCAAACAGCGATCAGAGCCTTATTTACCAATACTTCAAAATTGCCAGAAGTTGAACTGAAAATGCCTGATTCTGCCTTAGGCAAAAATACTATCCATGCGATCCAAGCAGGGGTTTTATACGGCTACACAGGATTGGTCAAAGGAATGCTCCAGGCAATCATTGAGGAGACCCAATTGAATTTCACCGTCGTGGCCACAGGGGGATTATCTTCGATATTGACCAGTTTGGAAGGTGTTTTTGATGAAATTGACCGAAATCTGACTCTGGAAGGTTTGAGGTTAATAACTGAAAAGAATGATGCATTCAATTAA
- a CDS encoding YpdA family putative bacillithiol disulfide reductase: protein MENQMYDLIIIGGGPIGLACGIEAGKAGLKYLILEKGALCNSIYNYPINMTFFSTSDRLEMAGIPFMSVGAKPTRTEALEYYRRIYFHFKLKVNLYEPVDSLKKENEHFEIKTSKSTYSTRKLVLATGFFDLPNLMGVPGEDLLKVLHYYKEPWPFIGQKILVVGGANSAVDAALECWRKGAEVSMVLLGDEVDENVKYWVRPDIMNRIKEGSIRAFTQSKVKEIKPQEVIISTPLGETSIANDWVLAMTGYKPNFSLLDQLGVKMSLDEKRQPCYDQTNQESNVPGVYLAGVVCGGLNTREFFIENSIAHAEAIVKDIVSKSN, encoded by the coding sequence ATGGAAAATCAAATGTATGACCTGATCATAATCGGAGGTGGTCCAATTGGACTGGCTTGTGGAATTGAAGCTGGAAAAGCTGGTTTGAAGTATTTGATTTTGGAAAAAGGAGCTCTTTGTAATTCCATTTACAATTACCCGATCAATATGACTTTTTTCTCCACCTCTGACCGATTGGAGATGGCTGGAATTCCATTTATGTCAGTAGGTGCAAAACCTACCCGAACAGAGGCCTTGGAATATTACCGCAGAATTTATTTCCATTTTAAACTCAAGGTCAATCTCTATGAGCCTGTTGATTCTTTGAAAAAGGAAAACGAACATTTTGAAATTAAAACCTCAAAATCCACCTACTCCACTCGCAAGCTCGTCTTGGCCACCGGATTTTTTGACCTCCCAAATCTAATGGGTGTACCCGGGGAAGACCTTCTAAAGGTTCTCCATTACTACAAAGAACCATGGCCTTTTATCGGACAAAAAATTCTTGTGGTTGGAGGTGCTAATTCAGCGGTAGATGCAGCATTGGAATGCTGGAGAAAAGGCGCAGAAGTAAGTATGGTTTTGCTAGGAGATGAAGTAGATGAAAATGTGAAATATTGGGTGCGGCCCGATATTATGAATCGAATTAAAGAAGGATCCATTCGGGCATTTACCCAATCCAAAGTCAAGGAAATCAAGCCTCAAGAAGTCATTATTTCCACTCCTTTGGGAGAAACTTCCATCGCTAATGACTGGGTACTGGCAATGACAGGGTACAAACCTAACTTCTCATTGCTAGATCAACTTGGTGTTAAAATGAGTTTGGATGAAAAAAGACAACCCTGCTATGATCAAACGAATCAAGAGTCAAATGTACCTGGTGTTTACTTGGCTGGGGTGGTCTGTGGCGGATTAAATACGCGAGAATTTTTCATCGAAAACAGTATTGCTCACGCAGAGGCGATCGTCAAGGATATTGTTTCGAAATCAAACTAA
- a CDS encoding NRDE family protein, translating into MCLVAFAWKVHPDFPLLISANRDEFFDRPTAPLHQWPEDFYAGKDLKAGGTWMGFHPNGRWALLTNFRDFSQQRTARLSRGKLVSNYLSSLISIEDYLDQIWNTRSEFEGFNLLVGEGNRLMYLSNYGDGPQEIQPGIHGLSNGLINADWPKITLAKTQLQNQLSNPNLKDLLGILKSQEKYPLELLPKTGVPPEKERELSAQLIRMAPNYGTVSSAAVIQDQAGKTFIQERRFKWDSGIFEDTEVQFNSLIDGKSNV; encoded by the coding sequence ATGTGTCTTGTTGCTTTTGCTTGGAAAGTCCATCCAGATTTCCCCTTACTGATTTCCGCTAATCGCGATGAATTTTTTGATCGCCCCACCGCACCATTACATCAATGGCCTGAGGATTTTTATGCTGGAAAGGATCTAAAAGCTGGAGGGACCTGGATGGGGTTTCACCCCAATGGAAGATGGGCTTTATTGACCAATTTCAGAGATTTTTCACAACAGAGGACTGCCAGACTTTCGAGAGGCAAATTGGTCTCCAATTACCTTTCTAGCTTGATTTCTATCGAAGATTACTTGGATCAAATTTGGAATACTCGATCGGAATTTGAGGGCTTCAACCTTCTAGTTGGCGAAGGCAATAGACTCATGTATTTAAGTAATTACGGAGATGGACCTCAGGAAATACAACCTGGAATTCATGGATTAAGCAATGGATTAATCAATGCCGATTGGCCAAAAATCACATTGGCGAAAACCCAACTCCAAAATCAACTTTCAAATCCAAATTTGAAGGACCTATTAGGAATATTAAAATCTCAAGAAAAATATCCGCTTGAATTATTACCAAAAACCGGAGTTCCTCCAGAAAAAGAGCGAGAACTTTCTGCCCAACTCATCCGAATGGCCCCAAACTATGGAACAGTATCTTCAGCCGCAGTTATTCAAGATCAGGCTGGAAAGACCTTCATCCAGGAACGGAGATTTAAGTGGGATTCTGGTATTTTTGAAGACACCGAAGTACAATTCAACTCTTTAATCGATGGAAAATCAAATGTATGA
- a CDS encoding alkene reductase, translating to MSSTQALLKPIQIGDLTLKNRVWMAPMTRSRATNPENKVFDIHATYYRQRASAGLIISEGSQISPRAVGYINTPGIYSEAQTEAWKQVTQAVHEAGGHIFIQLWHVGRMSHPDFHGGELPLSASATNPNSKSYTPQGFKETVTAKEMSLEEIKQTVADFKNAAKNAMEAGFDGIEIHSSNGYLLHQFFNATSNHRTDEYGGSIENRARILFEVIDAIKEVMPENRIGVRLNPSLHGVFGMTMDEETIPTFDYIITKMNDYDLAYLHLSEPFTDVSEIPYAEPNIAKRYRPMYKGTLVINSAFDQERGNKIIEEGLADAVAFGKPFISNPDLVERFAENAPLAEWDQSTFYTPGEKGFTDYPSLKEEKVG from the coding sequence ATGAGTTCAACACAAGCACTTTTAAAACCTATTCAAATCGGAGATTTAACCTTAAAAAATCGAGTTTGGATGGCTCCAATGACTAGAAGTAGAGCCACAAATCCAGAAAACAAGGTCTTTGATATTCACGCTACCTATTATAGGCAAAGAGCCTCAGCTGGATTAATTATTTCTGAAGGCTCTCAAATTTCCCCTAGAGCAGTCGGATATATCAATACTCCGGGGATCTATTCAGAAGCACAAACCGAAGCTTGGAAGCAAGTGACCCAAGCTGTTCATGAAGCAGGAGGGCATATTTTCATTCAGCTTTGGCACGTGGGACGTATGTCCCATCCAGATTTTCACGGAGGAGAATTACCTCTCTCAGCATCGGCGACCAATCCAAATTCTAAATCCTACACTCCTCAAGGATTTAAGGAAACGGTAACAGCCAAGGAAATGAGCCTTGAAGAAATCAAACAGACCGTTGCTGATTTCAAAAATGCAGCAAAAAATGCGATGGAAGCTGGTTTTGATGGCATTGAGATTCACTCCTCCAATGGCTACTTGCTACATCAGTTTTTCAATGCTACCTCCAACCACCGAACTGATGAATATGGAGGAAGTATTGAAAACCGTGCAAGAATCCTTTTTGAGGTAATTGACGCTATCAAGGAAGTAATGCCAGAAAATCGAATTGGAGTTCGGCTCAACCCTTCTTTACATGGAGTGTTTGGAATGACAATGGATGAGGAAACCATCCCAACGTTTGACTACATCATCACCAAGATGAATGACTATGATTTAGCCTATCTCCATCTTTCCGAACCTTTCACAGATGTGAGCGAAATCCCGTATGCTGAGCCAAATATTGCAAAACGATATCGACCAATGTACAAGGGTACCTTGGTCATCAACAGTGCATTTGACCAGGAAAGAGGGAACAAAATTATTGAAGAAGGGCTCGCAGATGCAGTCGCATTTGGAAAACCATTTATTTCCAATCCTGATCTGGTGGAGCGATTTGCAGAAAATGCTCCCCTTGCCGAGTGGGATCAAAGTACATTTTACACCCCAGGAGAAAAAGGATTCACCGATTACCCAAGCCTTAAAGAAGAAAAAGTTGGATAA
- a CDS encoding SDR family NAD(P)-dependent oxidoreductase, with protein MAPILLVITGAASGIGLQLARHFVSHQLPLILLDNQKEKLLEHFQEAKNVKLVVGNASKEATWQEVIQKAREIQLPISHLINCAGVIRPGFLSDYAISDMDYHLDINAKGTILGTTLIGREMKLQEFGHIINFSSLAGLAPVSGLSLYVASKFAVRGFSLSVAAELRDFGVDVSVICPDLVNTPMLDLQLNYPEEAKLTFSGPLKVLQPADLVREVLALIEKPKLQVTVPPSRGLLAKIAGAWPSFAEIFRNSLEKKGRKNLQKLRE; from the coding sequence ATGGCTCCCATCTTACTCGTGATAACTGGTGCTGCAAGTGGCATCGGACTTCAGCTTGCTCGGCATTTTGTATCCCATCAATTACCTCTGATTCTCTTGGACAATCAGAAAGAAAAACTGCTTGAGCATTTTCAGGAGGCAAAGAATGTAAAATTGGTGGTAGGAAATGCTTCCAAAGAGGCTACCTGGCAAGAGGTAATACAAAAAGCTCGCGAAATTCAACTTCCTATTTCTCATTTAATCAATTGTGCAGGAGTAATTCGTCCTGGCTTTTTGTCTGACTATGCTATTTCAGACATGGATTACCACTTGGATATTAATGCAAAAGGAACAATCCTCGGTACGACTTTGATTGGAAGAGAGATGAAGCTTCAGGAGTTTGGTCATATTATTAATTTTTCTTCTTTGGCAGGTTTAGCGCCAGTTTCGGGATTGAGCTTGTACGTTGCTTCAAAATTTGCTGTCAGAGGGTTTTCTTTGTCAGTTGCTGCCGAACTCAGGGATTTTGGAGTGGATGTAAGTGTGATATGTCCCGATTTGGTGAATACGCCGATGTTGGATTTGCAATTGAACTACCCTGAAGAAGCAAAACTGACATTTAGTGGCCCTTTAAAAGTTCTTCAACCGGCGGACTTGGTTCGAGAAGTTCTTGCTTTGATCGAAAAGCCTAAGTTGCAGGTAACTGTTCCTCCATCGCGTGGCTTACTCGCAAAAATCGCCGGAGCGTGGCCTTCCTTCGCCGAAATTTTCAGAAATTCTTTGGAGAAAAAAGGGAGAAAAAACCTTCAAAAACTTCGAGAATAA
- a CDS encoding BlaI/MecI/CopY family transcriptional regulator produces the protein MNKPTEAELEILSILWEMKEASVRQVHERLTETKDTGYTTTLKIMQIMHAKGMLARDEQNRTHLYRPLVKQGETQKSLLKNLLSTAFGGSSKSLVMQALGQDKPSKAELDEIRAFLDNLENEDQ, from the coding sequence ATGAACAAACCAACTGAAGCTGAACTGGAGATTTTATCTATCCTCTGGGAGATGAAAGAGGCCAGTGTCCGTCAAGTTCATGAACGACTGACAGAGACCAAAGACACGGGCTACACGACCACGTTGAAGATCATGCAAATCATGCATGCCAAGGGAATGCTCGCACGTGACGAGCAGAATCGTACCCACCTTTATCGCCCGCTGGTGAAACAGGGAGAGACCCAAAAATCCCTTTTGAAAAATTTACTTTCCACGGCTTTTGGAGGGTCTTCCAAATCGCTGGTTATGCAGGCATTGGGTCAAGACAAGCCTTCCAAGGCGGAATTAGATGAAATTAGAGCGTTTCTCGACAACCTTGAAAATGAAGATCAATGA